Proteins encoded by one window of Dehalococcoidales bacterium:
- a CDS encoding glutamine synthetase family protein yields MEKSGACLVPNKLARYLDKPSEEFTRADIIKYVKDNGIEAINFRHLGGDGRLKTLNFVITSLSQLEQLLSSGERVDGSSLFPYIDSSSSDLYIIPRYRTAFENPFSSVPAVDILCSYFTKEGQRLGSSPENILKKAHDSLKQKTGMSFEAMGELEYYVIAPKQALYPANSQRGYQESAPFCRWESLRYEAMQHIAQCGGKIKYGHSEVGHIYGEENEMEQNEIEFTPVNVEDAADQLVIAKWVLRMIGKRYGVNISFAPKILVGHAGSGLHFHTRIMKNGANAMVENGVLSDVAKKAIAGYLTLAPSLTAFANTIPLSFLRLVPHQEAPTNICWGDRNRSVLVRVPLGWLGVNNMAKDANPLEKEDLADLGSNQTVEFRSPDGSANIHMILAGLCVAARHGLTMKNALDIAKQLYVGVNIFASENKDLQESLPQLPDSCYSAAESLLKDRALYEEGGIFPATVIDGMAKMLKGYNDKDLSQRYYGNGAAIQKLVDEFLHHS; encoded by the coding sequence ATGGAAAAATCTGGTGCTTGCCTGGTTCCCAACAAATTGGCGCGATACCTGGATAAACCTTCAGAAGAGTTTACTCGCGCTGACATAATAAAATACGTTAAGGATAATGGTATCGAGGCGATAAACTTTCGCCATTTGGGTGGGGATGGGCGTCTAAAGACCCTCAATTTTGTTATAACGAGTCTTTCGCAACTCGAGCAGCTGCTTTCCTCTGGTGAGAGGGTTGACGGTTCGAGCTTGTTTCCATATATAGATTCCTCCTCCAGTGATCTGTATATTATTCCACGCTATCGCACTGCATTTGAAAATCCCTTTTCCAGCGTACCTGCGGTAGATATTCTGTGCTCATATTTCACAAAGGAGGGGCAGAGACTGGGCAGTTCGCCGGAAAACATACTTAAAAAAGCTCATGATAGCTTGAAACAAAAAACTGGTATGAGTTTTGAAGCTATGGGTGAATTGGAATATTACGTAATTGCCCCCAAACAAGCACTTTACCCTGCCAATTCCCAGCGGGGCTACCAGGAATCAGCTCCATTTTGCAGGTGGGAAAGCCTTAGATATGAAGCAATGCAGCATATTGCCCAGTGCGGCGGCAAGATAAAATACGGACACTCCGAAGTTGGCCACATTTACGGGGAAGAAAATGAAATGGAGCAAAATGAGATTGAGTTTACACCCGTAAACGTCGAAGACGCAGCAGATCAGCTGGTGATAGCCAAATGGGTTCTTCGAATGATAGGAAAACGATACGGTGTAAATATTAGTTTTGCACCCAAAATTCTGGTTGGCCATGCTGGAAGCGGCTTGCATTTCCACACTCGGATTATGAAAAACGGGGCTAATGCGATGGTTGAAAACGGAGTCTTAAGTGATGTTGCTAAAAAGGCAATTGCCGGCTACTTGACGCTGGCTCCGTCGCTGACGGCTTTTGCTAATACAATTCCACTGTCCTTTTTAAGATTAGTACCTCATCAGGAAGCACCTACCAATATCTGCTGGGGTGACCGTAATCGTTCAGTGCTAGTTCGCGTTCCCTTGGGTTGGTTAGGAGTAAATAACATGGCAAAAGATGCCAACCCGCTGGAAAAAGAAGATCTGGCTGACTTGGGCAGCAATCAGACTGTTGAGTTTCGCTCCCCGGACGGCTCGGCCAATATCCACATGATTTTAGCTGGTTTGTGCGTTGCTGCTCGCCATGGGCTAACGATGAAGAATGCTCTTGATATTGCAAAGCAGCTTTATGTAGGCGTTAATATATTCGCTTCCGAGAACAAGGATTTACAAGAGTCTTTGCCGCAGCTTCCTGACTCGTGTTACTCGGCAGCCGAAAGTCTTCTCAAAGACCGGGCGTTGTATGAAGAGGGCGGAATATTTCCCGCCACGGTTATCGATGGTATGGCAAAAATGCTCAAGGGCTATAACGACAAGGATCTCAGCCAGAGATATTACGGAAACGGAGCGGCGATACAGAAGCTGGTTGACGAGTTTTTACATCATTCCTAG